The Arachis ipaensis cultivar K30076 chromosome B07, Araip1.1, whole genome shotgun sequence genome includes a window with the following:
- the LOC107609970 gene encoding glycerol-3-phosphate dehydrogenase [NAD(+)] 2, chloroplastic gives MAALFESSFATPLFFSSNTNNNNSATSKFQSYPSKSPSHDLRFHHTHTHTHSHTPSSSSPSLQPQPEQEAHPEPDSDSTRDRRRAVRVAWEKLVRWSRSWRSKNKTDVLERTKKVVVLGGGSFGTAMAAHVANRKAELEVNMLVRDPQVCFSINERHCNCKYFPDHWLPDNVVATTDAKSALLNADYCLHAVPVQFSASFLESVADYVDPSLPFISLSKGLELNTLRMMAQIIPQALRNPRQPFVALSGPSFALELMNKLPTAMVVASKDKKLASKVQQLLASSHLRISTSSDVTGVEIAGALKNVLAIAAGIVEGMNLGNNSMAALVSQGCSEIRWLATKMGAKPTTITGLSGTGDIMLTCFVNLSRNRTVGVRLGLGEKLEDILSSMNQVAEGVSTAGAVIALAQKYNVKMPVLTAVARIIDNELTPKKAVFELMSLPQVEEV, from the exons ATGGCGGCACTATTCGAATCATCATTCGCGACCCCATTGTTCTTCTCTTCCAAcactaacaacaacaacagtGCTACTTCAAAATTCCAATCTTACCCCTCAAAATCCCCCTCTCACGACCTCCGCTTCCACcacactcacactcacactcacagtcacactccttcttcttcttctccctccctcCAGCCCCAACCCGAACAGGAAGCACACCCCGAACCGGATTCTGACTCGACCCGTGACCGGCGCAGAGCCGTTCGGGTCGCGTGGGAGAAGCTGGTTCGGTGGTCGAGGTCGTGGCGCTCCAAGAACAAAACCGACGTCCTCGAACGCACCAAGAAG GTGGTTGTGCTTGGAGGGGGTTCGTTTGGGACGGCAATGGCTGCTCATGTTGCAAATAGAAAGGCTGAATTAGAGGTGAACATGCTTGTTCGGGATCCTCAAGTTTGCTTCTCTATCAATGAGAGGCACTGCAATTG TAAGTACTTCCCAGATCACTGGCTTCCGGATAATGTAGTTGCCACAACTGATGCAAAATCTGCTTTACTTAATGCCGATTACTGTCTTCATGCTGTTCCTGTTCAG TTCAGTGCTTCGTTTCTTGAAAGTGTCGCTGATTATGTAGATCCAAGTTTGCCATTCATATCTCTTAGTAAAGGTCTAGAGCTGAACACACTGAGGATGATGGCTCAAATTATTCCTCAAGCGCTACGGAATCCACGCCAGCCTTTCGTTGCATTATCCGGACCTTCTTTTGCTCTTGAATTGATGAATAAGCTACCGACAG CAATGGTGGTGGCATCTAAAGACAAAAAATTGGCAAGTAAAGTTCAGCAGTTACTAGCTTCAAGTCATTTAAGAATCAGCACATCGAG TGATGTTACAGGAGTTGAAATAGCTGGTGCACTCAAGAATGTTCTTGCAATAGCTGCTGGCATAGTAGAAGGTATGAATCTTGGTAACAATTCGATGGCTGCACTTGTTTCACAAGGTTGTTCGGAGATACGATGGCTTGCGACAAAG ATGGGTGCAAAGCCGACTACGATAACTGGTCTATCAGGAACTGGAGACATCATGCTTACATGTTTTGTTAATCTTTCACGAAACCGAACAGTTGGTGTTCGTCttggattgggcgagaagcttgagGACATTCTGAGCTCCATGAATCAG GTAGCGGAAGGTGTCTCGACAGCCGGAGCTGTGATTGCTTTGGCCCAGAAATACAATGTTAAGATGCCAGTGTTGACGGCAGTAGCACGAATTATCGACAATGAACTCACCCCTAAGAAGGCTGTTTTCGAGTTAATGAGCCTCCCACAG GTTGAAGAAGTATGA
- the LOC107609367 gene encoding transmembrane protein 87A: MMNARGSPRDLGSKGFIAMTMNTFSMILLFLISEVGASIHEYQNETFMRRSNSFFFHGGSEGLYASRVVQQHSQPSEDNNSLNGKSFIRFESITFRRTKESSEKKNDMQQNTGLIEAIIVKVRDRNNIGGAYLNSDAICCTPELAKENSCKLGEVIIRENPDDPNGPKRIQTFFAGKNEESKMVIQTVDIKSTGMYYLYFMFCDPELKDTVISGRTVWRNPDGYLPGKMMPLMTFYGLMSLAYLFLGLVWFLRFVQYWKDVIQLHYHITAVIGLGMVEMALWYFEYANFNSTGSRPMGITIWAVTFTAVKKTVSRLLLLVVSMGYGVMRPTLGGITSRVLLLGVMYFVASEALELVEHLGNINDFSGKARLFLVLPVALLDACFILWIFQSLSKTLEKLQIRRIMAKLELYRKFTNSLAVTVLLSVVWIGYELYFNASDPLSELWRRAWIIPAFWTLLAYFLLLVICILWAPSQNPTRYAYSEETGDDFDEEAVALAGAAVKVTGDMAIVLERKDRKTLVGADRHVFSLEDREEDKKE, encoded by the exons ATGATGAATGCGCGTGGTTCGCCACGTGATCTGGGTTCCAAGGGGTTCATTGCGATGACGATGAACACATTTTCTATGATCTTGTTGTTTCTGATAAGCGAAGTGGGTGCTTCGATCCACGAATACCAAAACGAAACCTTTATGCGGCGCTCCAATTCCTTCTTCTTCCATGGTGGAAGTGAGGGACTCTACGCTTCAAGGGTTGTCCAACAACACTCTCAACCTTCCGAAGACAACAACTCCCTCAATGGCAAATCCTTCATCAG GTTTGAGTCAATCACATTTCGGAGAACAAAAGAATCTTCTGAGAAGAAGAATGATATGCAGCAAAATACAGGGTTGATTGAGGCTATCATAGTCAAGGTGAGAGATAGGAACAATATTGGGGGTGCTTATCTGAACTCTGATGCCATATGTTGCACTCCGGAACTTGCCAAGGAAAATTCGTGCAAGTTAGGCGAGGTTATCATCCGTGAGAACCCGGATGATCCAAATGGACCTAAACGTATACAGACATTTTTCGCCGGAAAGAATGAGGAGTCTAAAATGGTTATTCAAACTGTTGACATAAAGAGTACTGGAATGTATTACCTGTATTTCATGTTTTGTGATCCTGAGCTGAAGGATACGGTGATTAGTGGAAGAACCGTATGGAGAAACCCTGATGGTTATCTTCCTGGGAAGATGATGCCTTTGATGACGTTTTATGGTTTAATGTCTTTGGCTTACCTTTTTCTTGGTCTTGTCTGGTTTCTCCGGTTTGTGCAATATTGGAAAGATGTAATACAATTGCATTACCACATTACTGCTGTTATTGGCCTTGGGATGGTTGAAATGGCTCTCTGGTATTTTGAGTACGCGAACTTCAATTCCACTGGAAGCAGGCCAATGGGAATTACAATTTGGGCTGTTACCTTCACTGCTGTGAAGAAGACGGTCTCACGGCTTCTTCTCCTGGTGGTTTCCATGGGTTATGGTGTCATGCGCCCAACGCTTGGTGGAATAACCTCAAGAGTACTTCTTCTTGGTGTGATGTATTTTGTGGCCTCGGAAGCACTTGAACTAGTGGAACATCTTGGTAATATTAATGACTTTTCTGGAAAAGCAAGACTTTTTCTGGTGCTGCCTGTTGCTCTGTTGGATGCATGCTTTATTCTTTGGATCTTTCAGTCATTATCAAAAACCTTGGAGAAACTTCAG ATTCGGAGAATTATGGCTAAACTTGAGTTGTACAGGAAGTTCACAAATTCCCTTGCAGTGACAGTGCTTCTGTCAGTTGTATGGATTGGTTATGAG TTGTACTTCAATGCATCTGACCCTCTGAGTGAGCTATGGCGAAGAGCTTGGATCATCCCGGCTTTTTGGACTTTGTTGGCTTACTTTCTCCTGCTAGTGATTTGCATTCTATGGGCTCCATCTCAAAATCCAACCAG ATATGCATACTCGGAGGAAACAGGGGATGACTTTGATGAGGAAGCTGTCGCACTTGCCGGTGCTGCAGTTAAGGTGACTGGGGACATGGCAATTGTGCTAGAAAGAAAGGACCGAAAGACATTGGTGGGTGCTGATCGTCATGTCTTCAGCCTTGAAGATCGGGAGGAAGACAAGAAGGAATGA